The proteins below are encoded in one region of Chloroflexota bacterium:
- a CDS encoding ATP-binding cassette domain-containing protein produces the protein MDSAQPTPVLLQVQNLKKYFPIEKGFLRKVVGHVKAVDDVSLYIRRNETLGLVGESGSGKTTLGRCLLRAIEPTAGQIMFYPEDSAPIDVVALDKPGLKAMRRKAQIVFQNPYSSLDPRKTILQIVGEPLILHNVAKGDELVERVKQLMNLVGLEVQYMNRYPHAFSGGQRQRIGVARALALNPELIIADEPVSALDVSIQAQILNLLQDIRSELNLSFLFIAHSLNVIRHVSHRVAVMYVGKIVEMADVVELFTNPRHPYTESLLSAIPKPDPDLRMKRIILQGEVANPANPPSGCYFHPRCRYAKDICKQQAPVWEELSPGHFVACHRAKELELVGVPLLD, from the coding sequence ATGGATTCCGCTCAACCGACGCCTGTCCTATTGCAAGTCCAGAACTTGAAAAAATATTTTCCAATCGAAAAAGGTTTCCTGAGAAAAGTCGTCGGGCATGTCAAAGCCGTGGACGATGTTTCTCTGTACATCCGCCGGAACGAAACACTCGGACTAGTCGGTGAGTCGGGTAGCGGCAAGACCACGCTGGGGCGTTGCCTCTTGCGCGCGATCGAACCGACCGCCGGACAAATCATGTTCTACCCCGAAGACAGCGCGCCGATTGATGTGGTGGCATTGGACAAACCAGGTCTCAAAGCGATGCGCCGCAAAGCGCAAATCGTTTTTCAGAATCCCTACTCATCCCTTGATCCGCGCAAGACCATTCTGCAGATCGTGGGCGAGCCGCTAATTTTGCACAACGTTGCCAAAGGGGACGAGTTGGTCGAGCGGGTAAAGCAACTGATGAATCTGGTGGGCTTGGAAGTGCAGTACATGAATCGTTATCCGCACGCGTTCAGCGGCGGACAACGCCAGCGCATCGGCGTGGCGCGCGCGCTGGCGCTCAACCCGGAATTGATTATCGCGGATGAGCCGGTATCGGCGCTGGACGTATCCATCCAAGCCCAAATTCTAAATCTCCTTCAGGATATTCGGAGCGAACTGAATTTATCCTTCCTGTTCATCGCGCACAGTTTGAACGTGATCCGGCACGTCTCGCACCGAGTTGCCGTGATGTACGTGGGCAAGATCGTGGAGATGGCGGATGTCGTCGAGTTGTTCACGAATCCGCGTCATCCGTACACCGAGTCTCTGCTATCGGCGATCCCCAAGCCCGATCCGGATCTGCGGATGAAACGCATCATCCTGCAAGGTGAAGTGGCAAATCCGGCAAACCCGCCAAGCGGGTGCTACTTTCATCCGCGCTGTCGCTATGCCAAAGATATTTGCAAACAGCAAGCGCCGGTGTGGGAGGAACTTTCGCCCGGTCATTTTGTGGCTTGCCACCGCGCCAAAGAACTTGAATTGGTGGGCGTGCCGCTTTTGGATTAG
- a CDS encoding ABC transporter ATP-binding protein, whose amino-acid sequence MDNALILRVRNLRTHFKLDEGTLKAIDGVDFDIQKKKTLGMIGESGCGKSVTAFSIMRTVLPPGKIVDGTLEFRPANGEVIDLAKLDPFGQTIRSIRGKEIAMVFQEPITSLSPVHTIGDQMMEMVQLHRTKNRKEAKEIVLDMLNKVGLPNPTQRFSEYPHQLSGGMCQRCMIAQALSCNPSLFIADEPTTALDVTVQAQIIELIRQLQAEFGMSVLYITHDLGVIAEIADTVAVMYLGRIVEFADARTIFKHPLHPYTQRLLKAIPTLTRRASTYLENIKGTVPVPLNPPQECGFYSRCLIAREGLCNRSVPPLEEVEPGHWVRCFEVSNSKGGM is encoded by the coding sequence TTGGACAATGCTTTGATCCTGCGCGTGCGAAATCTGCGGACCCATTTCAAGCTGGACGAAGGGACACTCAAAGCCATAGACGGTGTGGATTTCGACATCCAGAAAAAGAAAACCCTCGGCATGATCGGGGAAAGTGGTTGCGGTAAAAGCGTGACGGCTTTCTCGATCATGCGGACGGTTCTGCCGCCGGGAAAAATCGTGGATGGCACGCTCGAGTTCCGACCCGCGAACGGCGAGGTGATTGATCTGGCGAAATTGGATCCGTTTGGACAAACGATTCGTTCGATTCGCGGTAAAGAAATCGCGATGGTCTTTCAAGAGCCAATTACCAGTCTCTCCCCGGTCCACACCATCGGCGATCAAATGATGGAGATGGTGCAGCTGCACCGGACGAAGAACCGCAAGGAAGCCAAAGAGATCGTCCTGGATATGTTGAACAAGGTCGGCTTGCCAAATCCAACGCAACGATTTTCCGAGTATCCGCATCAGTTGTCGGGAGGCATGTGCCAGCGTTGCATGATCGCGCAGGCGCTGTCGTGCAATCCATCCTTGTTTATCGCCGACGAGCCGACGACGGCGTTGGACGTGACGGTGCAAGCCCAGATCATCGAATTGATTCGCCAGTTGCAGGCGGAATTCGGTATGTCGGTTCTCTACATTACGCACGACCTGGGTGTCATCGCCGAAATCGCGGACACGGTCGCGGTGATGTACCTGGGTCGGATCGTGGAGTTTGCCGATGCCCGGACTATCTTCAAACATCCCTTGCATCCTTATACGCAACGACTGCTTAAGGCGATTCCCACGCTCACGCGGCGGGCGAGCACCTATCTCGAAAACATCAAGGGCACCGTGCCGGTACCGCTGAATCCTCCGCAAGAGTGTGGCTTTTATTCTCGGTGTTTGATCGCCCGGGAGGGACTCTGCAATCGGTCAGTCCCGCCTTTGGAGGAAGTGGAGCCAGGACACTGGGTTCGGTGTTTCGAGGTGTCGAATAGCAAGGGAGGCATGTGA
- a CDS encoding ABC transporter permease yields MAAITLGKTRLRNRQEDIFIATQWTLMWRKFRKHKLAMLGTAVVALFYLVAIFCEFIAPQDPLKRTTDYIYVPPQGIHLIGSRGVGPFVYGLKQEEDPVTWRKTYKEDPSLENPLTFFVKGDKYSMWGLIESDIHLFGTQQGQFFLLGTDDSGRDVFSRVVYGIRISMSIGLVGVMFTFILGSVLGAISGYYGGVVDFVIQRIIEFILSMPAIPLWMTLSAALPKEWAPTEIYFAISIILSLIGWCGLARVVRGKMLEMREEDYIAASKLAGASDAWIIFDHMLPGFISYLIVNITLSIPAMILAETSLSFLGVGLRPPAISLGVLLQQAQNVRTIALHPWLMVPGIFIFVVVLAFNFMGDGLRDAADPYK; encoded by the coding sequence ATGGCAGCCATAACTCTTGGAAAAACACGTCTCCGGAATCGCCAGGAAGATATTTTCATCGCGACCCAGTGGACCTTGATGTGGCGCAAGTTCCGCAAGCACAAACTCGCCATGCTCGGCACCGCGGTCGTCGCGCTGTTCTACCTCGTCGCGATCTTTTGCGAGTTCATCGCGCCCCAGGATCCGCTCAAGCGCACCACCGATTATATCTATGTCCCTCCGCAGGGAATTCACCTGATCGGTTCGCGCGGCGTGGGTCCATTTGTGTACGGCTTGAAGCAGGAAGAAGACCCGGTGACCTGGCGCAAAACCTATAAAGAGGATCCGTCGCTCGAAAACCCGCTAACCTTCTTCGTCAAAGGCGACAAGTATAGTATGTGGGGCTTGATTGAATCGGACATCCACTTGTTCGGAACGCAGCAAGGGCAATTCTTTCTGCTCGGCACAGACGACTCGGGTCGAGATGTTTTTTCCCGCGTCGTGTACGGCATTCGCATTTCGATGTCCATCGGTCTGGTCGGCGTGATGTTCACGTTCATCCTCGGCAGTGTGCTCGGCGCAATTTCGGGATATTATGGCGGAGTGGTAGACTTTGTGATTCAGCGCATCATCGAGTTCATCCTCTCCATGCCAGCCATCCCACTCTGGATGACTCTCTCCGCCGCGCTGCCGAAGGAATGGGCGCCGACCGAGATCTACTTTGCCATTTCCATCATCCTATCGCTGATCGGTTGGTGCGGTTTGGCGCGCGTCGTGCGCGGCAAGATGCTGGAAATGCGCGAGGAGGATTACATCGCCGCCTCCAAACTGGCGGGCGCATCGGACGCGTGGATCATCTTCGATCACATGCTACCCGGCTTTATTAGTTATTTGATCGTCAATATCACCTTGTCCATTCCAGCCATGATCTTGGCGGAGACCTCGCTGAGTTTTTTGGGCGTCGGGCTGCGACCACCGGCGATCAGTCTGGGTGTCTTACTGCAACAGGCGCAAAATGTCAGAACCATCGCGCTGCACCCCTGGCTGATGGTTCCGGGCATCTTTATCTTCGTCGTCGTCCTGGCTTTTAACTTTATGGGCGACGGGCTGAGGGACGCGGCTGATCCGTACAAGTAA
- a CDS encoding ABC transporter permease, with the protein MRYYLLRRFQYMAILLVGVSVFSFFLIQLPPGDYLTAYISRLRDTRGTDVDESEIESLKRQYGLDLPLQERYVKWITNMLQGNFGRSFAWNMDVSDMIRERLGITIFTAFLTLVFTYLIAIPIGIYSATHQYSIGDYFFTGLGFIGLAMPTFFLALVLMYYINQYTGFSVGGLYSPQFMNQPMSWDKFVDMLMHLPVLIIAVGMAGTASVIRIMRSGVLDELKKQYVIAARSKGLNEGQLLLKYPVRLALNPIISTIGWILPNIVSGATVTAIVMNIPTIGALLYEALLAQDTYVAAASIMLLSFMTVIGMFISDVLLVVVDPRIRLN; encoded by the coding sequence ATGCGATACTACCTGCTTCGCCGTTTTCAGTATATGGCGATACTCCTCGTGGGCGTATCGGTATTCTCATTCTTTTTGATCCAACTACCCCCCGGCGATTATCTGACGGCGTACATCTCCCGCCTGCGCGACACCCGCGGGACCGACGTAGACGAATCAGAAATCGAATCTCTGAAGCGCCAATATGGTCTCGACCTTCCTCTGCAAGAGCGGTATGTCAAATGGATCACGAATATGTTGCAAGGGAATTTTGGTCGCTCGTTTGCGTGGAACATGGATGTGTCCGACATGATTCGCGAGCGATTGGGGATCACGATCTTTACCGCGTTTCTGACGCTAGTTTTTACCTACCTCATTGCCATACCAATTGGCATCTATTCGGCGACGCACCAGTACTCGATCGGCGATTATTTCTTTACGGGTCTAGGATTCATCGGCTTGGCGATGCCCACCTTTTTTCTGGCGCTGGTGTTGATGTACTACATCAACCAATACACCGGGTTCAGCGTGGGAGGACTGTATTCCCCGCAATTCATGAACCAACCGATGAGCTGGGACAAGTTCGTGGATATGCTCATGCACTTGCCGGTTCTGATTATTGCGGTGGGCATGGCGGGCACCGCGAGTGTGATTCGCATTATGCGTAGCGGTGTGCTCGACGAGTTGAAGAAGCAGTATGTGATCGCGGCGCGCTCCAAGGGCTTGAACGAAGGTCAATTGCTCCTCAAGTATCCGGTGCGGTTGGCATTGAACCCGATCATCTCGACGATTGGCTGGATCCTACCCAACATTGTATCCGGCGCGACCGTGACTGCCATTGTGATGAACATCCCAACGATTGGCGCGTTGTTGTACGAAGCGCTGCTGGCGCAGGATACGTATGTCGCCGCGGCATCCATCATGCTGTTATCTTTCATGACGGTCATCGGTATGTTTATCTCTGATGTGTTGCTGGTCGTGGTGGATCCACGCATTCGTTTGAACTGA